The Rhodothermales bacterium genome includes a region encoding these proteins:
- a CDS encoding metallophosphoesterase family protein, with protein sequence MRIGILSDTHGYFHPSIPTYLSGVDLILHAGDVGTPDILDQLEALAPTRAVWGNIDGAAIRRRSEEHYKREVEGVRIWMTHIAGRPGAWQRGMGTLLRDEPPDIFICGHSHILRIERVKSLRNMLYINPGAAGQQGFHLVKTCVRITLDGGKATQAEVIHLDEPGQP encoded by the coding sequence ATGCGCATCGGCATCCTGTCCGACACCCACGGCTATTTTCATCCCTCGATTCCCACCTATCTCAGCGGCGTTGACCTGATCCTGCACGCCGGCGACGTCGGCACCCCGGACATTCTGGATCAGCTCGAAGCACTTGCGCCCACACGCGCCGTATGGGGCAATATCGACGGGGCCGCCATCCGCCGCCGCAGCGAGGAGCATTATAAGCGCGAGGTGGAAGGCGTGCGCATCTGGATGACGCACATCGCCGGCCGGCCCGGTGCCTGGCAGCGCGGCATGGGAACGCTCCTGCGCGACGAACCGCCCGATATCTTTATTTGCGGCCACAGCCACATCCTGCGCATCGAACGCGTGAAATCCCTCCGCAATATGCTCTATATTAACCCGGGCGCCGCCGGCCAACAGGGATTCCACCTCGTCAAGACCTGCGTGCGCATCACCCTCGACGGCGGCAAGGCGACGCAGGCCGAGGTGATCCATCTCGACGAACCCGGACAGCCCTGA
- a CDS encoding metal-dependent hydrolase, whose product MNITYYGHSALRIEAGGVDILVDPFISGNPLAKGIVDAGSLKPDVILLTHAHGDHWGDTPEIAKASGALVIGNYEIATRLNQQHGHDHTIGLNIGGGVDQPWGRVTMTHALHSSSFPDGTYGGNPGGFVLEIEGKTLYLAGDTAPFAEMAWIGADYALDIAFIPVGDVFTMGPRSSLRAAQMLKARRFIPIHYNTFPPIRIDTEAWARSFAEAGHHAQVMAPGETLSV is encoded by the coding sequence ATGAACATCACCTACTACGGCCACTCGGCCCTTCGCATCGAGGCCGGCGGCGTGGACATCCTCGTCGATCCCTTCATCTCAGGCAATCCTCTGGCGAAAGGGATCGTGGACGCCGGCTCCCTCAAGCCCGACGTCATCCTGCTGACGCACGCCCATGGGGACCACTGGGGCGACACGCCGGAGATCGCGAAGGCGTCCGGCGCGCTGGTGATCGGCAATTATGAGATCGCCACACGCCTGAACCAGCAGCACGGCCACGACCACACGATCGGCCTCAACATCGGCGGCGGCGTCGACCAGCCCTGGGGGCGGGTCACGATGACGCATGCCCTGCACTCGTCGTCGTTCCCGGACGGGACGTACGGCGGCAATCCGGGCGGCTTCGTGCTGGAGATCGAGGGGAAGACGCTTTACCTCGCCGGCGACACCGCGCCCTTCGCCGAAATGGCCTGGATCGGCGCCGATTACGCCCTCGACATCGCCTTCATCCCCGTCGGCGACGTATTTACGATGGGCCCCCGCAGCTCGCTTCGGGCGGCCCAGATGCTCAAGGCGCGGCGGTTCATCCCCATTCACTACAATACCTTTCCCCCAATCCGCATCGACACGGAAGCCTGGGCGCGTTCGTTCGCGGAAGCCGGCCATCACGCGCAGGTCATGGCCCCCGGGGAAACGCTTTCGGTCTGA
- a CDS encoding SpoIIE family protein phosphatase — MLETPSQAQRAKRYDLRALYEASRLLSGSLDLSFVLNNLLLTAMSKLLVTRGIGLLDGKQDGLFKAVIVKGLSDIPVDTIVRLETGTQQRILRDDEVPEALRRHQVVLLLPIVSSDVLIGLVGLGKKATGVPFSDEELEFIQSLVNMSAAAVKNSLVVDELRRTNRTLDGKIQQLNTLFDLSQQFNATFDRSQLLKMLTFTLMGQMLVNKYLFIMRRPGGNAEHPHGLRVIASHGVPDCDFPEPVMDALDAMEEAQYLSEAALPVFDPMTACGMKLILPIRHQDETSAVLCLGPKMTGKPYMEEDLELLSAFGNLAYVSLQNTYLVDEQIEKERIEEELRLARDIQLGLLPQEIPNVAGIDLSAVAFPSRHVGGDYYDLLIQSDGSLLMAIADVTGKGMPASLLMANLQACLHTMTPMELSLEDVVSHMNRVICQNTGFDKFITAFLAVYHTDTRLLNYVNAGHNPPMLLRAGGGEIELLEKGGLLLGVLKGVPYERGTVSLEAGDVLALFTDGVTEAMGPDEEEYGEERLMALLRRHQHESAQDIMDAVRTDIIDFTGSATLLSDDLTMIVVKGV, encoded by the coding sequence ATGCTCGAAACTCCGTCTCAGGCACAACGCGCCAAACGTTACGATCTCAGAGCCCTGTACGAGGCGAGCCGGCTGCTGAGCGGCTCCCTGGATCTTTCGTTCGTCCTGAACAACCTGCTCCTCACGGCCATGAGCAAACTGCTCGTCACGCGAGGCATCGGTCTGCTCGACGGGAAGCAGGACGGGCTCTTCAAGGCCGTCATCGTGAAAGGACTGTCGGACATTCCGGTGGACACGATCGTGCGGCTCGAGACCGGTACGCAGCAACGCATCCTGCGCGACGACGAGGTGCCGGAGGCGCTCCGCCGGCACCAGGTGGTGCTCTTGCTCCCTATCGTCAGCTCGGATGTGCTCATCGGCCTCGTCGGACTCGGGAAAAAGGCGACCGGGGTGCCGTTCTCCGACGAAGAGCTGGAGTTCATCCAGTCGCTCGTCAACATGTCCGCCGCCGCCGTCAAGAACTCGCTCGTCGTCGACGAATTGCGGCGCACGAACCGGACCCTCGACGGCAAAATCCAGCAGCTCAACACCCTCTTCGACCTGTCCCAGCAGTTTAACGCCACGTTCGACCGCTCCCAGCTGCTCAAAATGCTTACCTTTACGCTGATGGGGCAGATGCTGGTCAACAAGTACCTGTTCATCATGCGCCGACCGGGCGGGAATGCGGAGCATCCGCATGGCCTCCGCGTCATCGCGTCACACGGGGTGCCGGACTGCGATTTTCCCGAACCGGTGATGGATGCCCTCGACGCCATGGAAGAGGCGCAGTATCTGAGCGAGGCCGCCCTGCCCGTCTTCGACCCGATGACCGCATGCGGCATGAAGCTGATCCTGCCCATCCGCCATCAGGACGAAACGAGCGCCGTGTTGTGTCTCGGCCCCAAGATGACCGGGAAACCCTATATGGAGGAGGATCTCGAACTCCTCTCCGCCTTCGGTAACCTCGCCTATGTGAGCCTGCAGAACACCTACCTGGTCGATGAGCAAATCGAGAAAGAGCGTATCGAGGAGGAGCTTCGGCTGGCGCGCGACATCCAGCTCGGCCTGCTGCCGCAAGAGATCCCGAATGTCGCCGGCATCGACCTCTCCGCGGTCGCTTTCCCCAGCCGGCACGTGGGCGGCGACTATTACGACCTGCTGATCCAGTCGGACGGCAGCCTGCTCATGGCGATCGCCGACGTCACGGGGAAGGGGATGCCGGCTTCGCTGCTCATGGCGAACCTGCAGGCCTGCCTCCACACGATGACGCCGATGGAGCTTTCGCTGGAGGATGTGGTCAGCCACATGAACCGCGTCATCTGCCAGAACACCGGTTTCGACAAGTTCATCACGGCGTTTCTGGCGGTATACCACACGGATACGCGCCTCCTGAACTACGTCAACGCCGGCCACAACCCGCCCATGCTGCTGCGCGCCGGCGGCGGGGAGATCGAACTGCTCGAAAAGGGGGGGCTGCTGCTCGGCGTCCTGAAAGGGGTGCCCTACGAGCGAGGGACGGTGTCGCTCGAGGCCGGAGACGTCCTCGCGCTCTTCACGGACGGCGTCACCGAAGCGATGGGCCCCGACGAGGAGGAATACGGCGAGGAGCGGCTCATGGCGCTGCTGCGCCGGCATCAGCACGAGAGCGCCCAGGATATCATGGACGCGGTGCGGACGGACATCATCGACTTCACGGGCAGCGCCACGCTCCTGAGCGACGACCTCACGATGATCGTGGTCAAGGGGGTCTGA
- a CDS encoding T9SS type A sorting domain-containing protein — protein MYDRLYRVSVSDLAAYAQTGVATEDLAGWPTGLGAPTLAAPGNGLDDDNDGIIDEPGEYIRFDIDVPLAQRAERIIDLAAGERPALLGDQVVWWVMNDRGIVDRQPPGESIGVEIHAMAYAAREGTAVDDMTFYTYTVYYHGDAPLEEAYLGIFVDPELGDFSDDYVGSDTTLGLAYVYNADNDDDPGSNAGYRGYGTPVPALGYDFFRGPAVPSPGDSAWIGGERVPDFRNLSMTVFGYFPDGSCATCGPGLAVEYHRALQGRWRDGTPITYGGDGRNPETGASNRPTSFMFSGDPVTHTGWTESNPDPFTNSAPPNATYDRRFTMGTGPFTLQPGDRFETTFGILLATGTDHLDSVRRLRDIDAAVQVAFDAGLAVPSLAKGSAPRRPVVLEAPGDGVLEQPLDLSLYWHANPELTETHYAIDVATDAGFTNIIQSVTQTATHLAVDELLPSTPYFWRVRAVNGGGEGPWSPTWTFTTSAAPNTSFFGGFMTTSNAAGAIDPPDMAAFSHFLFEDFPILEGRLTPEGTYPNALQPTPGVQQSLNSAVWGFHAGGAWEYGSFKNDQSFVSRVLRNDNIARFSPFDYEMRFTEACAASIDGVTDDTDCLAWRTFGGEWMEVPFELWRIGEHTPDDPNDDMRLIPAVCESACDAGDQDFVFDIGGDHLLSSGMDDPATDWVYWYLPDPAFQQPGQEGYNRFFFDGSGHGGEILARIVLVNRNGGVAPPYTSALPEPGTTFRILSGRIEPPVHSAPANNDTALLAPVTLYWYGLDYPYTLQVADNPAFDRPFVDTTLTDTTFPLEDVMAGNAYFWRLRLVDAHGLGLPISGWSATWQFTVATSAVAVEPAGNLPTSLTLEPNYPNPFNPTTHLRYALPEDAPVQLTVYDALGRRVQTLVNERQPAGWHEVTFDAVDLASGLYFYVLQAGAVTRSRSMILLR, from the coding sequence ATGTATGATCGCCTCTATCGCGTGAGCGTGTCCGACCTCGCCGCCTATGCGCAGACGGGTGTCGCCACGGAGGATCTCGCCGGCTGGCCGACCGGTCTCGGCGCCCCAACGCTTGCCGCGCCGGGCAACGGCCTGGATGACGACAACGACGGTATCATCGACGAGCCGGGGGAGTACATTCGATTCGACATCGACGTCCCCCTCGCACAACGCGCGGAGCGTATCATCGACCTCGCGGCAGGCGAACGGCCGGCCCTGCTCGGCGATCAAGTCGTCTGGTGGGTCATGAACGACCGGGGCATTGTAGATAGACAACCTCCAGGCGAGTCTATCGGCGTCGAAATACACGCCATGGCCTATGCGGCCCGCGAAGGTACGGCCGTCGACGACATGACGTTTTACACCTACACGGTCTATTACCACGGAGACGCCCCCCTTGAAGAAGCCTATCTCGGGATATTCGTAGACCCCGAACTGGGCGATTTCTCGGATGATTATGTCGGATCGGACACGACGCTCGGTCTTGCCTACGTCTACAATGCGGACAACGACGACGACCCTGGCTCGAATGCAGGATACCGAGGATATGGCACTCCTGTCCCTGCGCTCGGCTACGATTTCTTTCGGGGCCCGGCCGTTCCATCGCCCGGCGATTCCGCGTGGATCGGCGGCGAACGTGTTCCGGACTTCCGAAACCTGAGCATGACCGTATTCGGCTATTTCCCCGATGGTTCGTGCGCTACGTGCGGCCCCGGGTTAGCTGTCGAATATCACCGTGCCTTGCAGGGACGATGGCGTGACGGCACACCGATCACCTATGGGGGCGATGGGCGTAATCCCGAGACCGGCGCATCGAACAGACCAACCTCGTTCATGTTTTCCGGCGATCCCGTCACCCATACCGGGTGGACGGAGAGCAATCCGGACCCATTTACCAACTCGGCCCCTCCCAACGCAACGTACGATCGTCGATTCACCATGGGCACGGGGCCTTTCACTCTCCAGCCGGGTGACCGGTTTGAAACCACCTTCGGGATCCTGCTCGCCACCGGCACAGACCATCTGGATTCGGTGAGGCGTCTACGGGACATCGACGCAGCGGTGCAGGTTGCCTTCGACGCCGGCCTCGCGGTGCCTTCCCTGGCGAAGGGCTCCGCTCCCCGACGCCCTGTTGTGCTTGAAGCACCGGGTGATGGCGTCCTGGAACAACCGCTCGACCTTTCCCTCTACTGGCACGCCAATCCTGAATTGACGGAGACTCATTATGCCATTGACGTCGCCACCGACGCCGGCTTCACCAACATCATCCAAAGCGTGACACAGACGGCGACACACCTCGCCGTCGACGAACTTCTCCCGTCCACGCCGTATTTCTGGCGCGTTCGCGCGGTCAACGGAGGCGGAGAGGGGCCCTGGTCGCCTACCTGGACCTTCACCACGAGTGCCGCGCCTAACACCTCCTTTTTCGGCGGCTTCATGACCACCTCGAACGCTGCCGGAGCGATCGATCCGCCCGACATGGCCGCGTTTTCCCACTTCCTTTTCGAAGACTTTCCGATTCTCGAAGGGCGCCTTACGCCGGAAGGGACGTACCCGAATGCTCTCCAGCCCACACCGGGCGTCCAACAATCCCTTAATAGCGCGGTTTGGGGCTTCCATGCCGGCGGGGCCTGGGAGTACGGGTCGTTTAAGAACGACCAATCGTTTGTATCCCGGGTGCTGCGAAACGACAACATCGCGCGTTTTTCTCCCTTCGATTACGAGATGCGGTTCACCGAGGCGTGCGCCGCGAGCATCGACGGCGTGACCGACGACACCGATTGCCTCGCATGGAGAACCTTCGGCGGCGAATGGATGGAAGTACCGTTTGAACTCTGGCGAATTGGCGAGCACACACCGGACGATCCGAATGACGATATGAGACTGATCCCGGCGGTGTGCGAATCGGCGTGCGATGCCGGCGATCAGGATTTCGTCTTCGATATCGGTGGAGACCACCTGCTTTCGAGCGGCATGGACGACCCGGCAACCGATTGGGTCTACTGGTATCTCCCCGATCCCGCGTTCCAACAGCCTGGACAGGAAGGCTACAACCGGTTCTTTTTCGATGGATCCGGGCACGGCGGCGAGATCCTCGCCCGCATCGTTCTGGTCAACCGGAACGGCGGGGTTGCACCGCCCTACACATCGGCCCTACCTGAGCCGGGGACCACCTTCCGCATCCTCTCCGGAAGGATCGAACCGCCGGTTCACTCGGCGCCGGCGAATAACGATACGGCCCTGCTCGCGCCCGTGACCCTGTACTGGTACGGGCTCGACTACCCATACACGTTGCAGGTGGCGGACAACCCCGCGTTCGACCGCCCCTTCGTCGACACGACGCTGACGGACACGACGTTTCCCCTCGAAGACGTCATGGCCGGCAACGCGTATTTCTGGCGACTCCGTCTCGTCGATGCCCATGGACTCGGACTTCCAATCAGCGGATGGTCGGCCACCTGGCAGTTCACCGTGGCCACATCGGCCGTCGCTGTCGAGCCAGCCGGTAACCTGCCCACTTCGCTGACGCTCGAACCCAACTACCCAAACCCCTTCAACCCCACCACCCATCTCCGCTACGCCCTGCCCGAGGATGCGCCTGTCCAGCTGACCGTCTACGACGCGCTCGGCCGGCGCGTTCAGACCCTCGTGAACGAACGCCAGCCCGCCGGCTGGCACGAGGTTACGTTCGATGCGGTCGATTTGGCCAGTGGGTTGTATTTTTACGTGCTGCAGGCCGGCGCCGTTACCCGGTCGCGCTCCATGATCCTCCTTCGCTAA
- a CDS encoding putative sugar nucleotidyl transferase, translated as MTHLCIFEDDQVEHLRPLVDLRAVYQLRPGIRTLLEAIRTLLPSCPLVLHARKDVASIAATATGWPAGPPPGEVAVVFVNGRLIAEEGPVLERIKTLFAPEAGEQTLVQDGVLVAAKQRRVDARLFECPAIGLDAFPGARAYPVDGARFVRRHWHVIDEIRAALVRDAAVCARDTQTWHPLPETLAEGVVAAGRENILVADPVRIMPGVILNATNGPIVIDEHATIMEGSILRGPLYIGPRSTVKALAELEGCSIGPGCKVGGEVQDVILHAHANKGHAGFLGHSYIGKWCNLGAGTTVSNLRNDYGEVSLYNMHLGRYEPSGRQFLGVIMADHTKTGIQSMINTGSVFGVSCNLFGAGYMDRYAPSFSWGGPERGFVPYRIDKALRVAEMVMARRSLDMTEDERMRLIALYRSEHPQLIDAPAPG; from the coding sequence ATGACCCATCTCTGCATTTTCGAGGACGATCAGGTCGAGCATCTACGCCCGCTGGTCGACCTGCGCGCCGTGTATCAGCTGCGGCCCGGAATACGAACGCTATTGGAAGCGATACGAACGCTGTTGCCTTCGTGTCCATTGGTACTCCACGCCCGGAAAGACGTTGCATCGATCGCCGCAACAGCCACGGGATGGCCGGCCGGCCCCCCGCCCGGGGAGGTCGCCGTCGTCTTTGTCAATGGCCGCCTCATCGCCGAGGAGGGGCCGGTGCTGGAGCGCATCAAGACCCTCTTCGCGCCGGAAGCCGGCGAGCAGACGCTGGTGCAGGACGGCGTCCTGGTCGCGGCGAAACAGCGGCGTGTCGACGCGCGCCTGTTCGAGTGCCCAGCTATCGGCCTGGACGCGTTTCCGGGTGCGCGGGCCTACCCGGTGGACGGCGCCCGCTTCGTGCGCCGGCACTGGCATGTCATCGACGAAATCCGCGCCGCGCTCGTCCGCGACGCCGCGGTCTGTGCGCGGGATACGCAGACCTGGCATCCTCTGCCGGAGACGCTGGCGGAAGGGGTCGTGGCGGCCGGCCGCGAAAACATCCTCGTCGCGGACCCTGTGCGCATCATGCCGGGGGTCATCCTGAATGCCACGAATGGGCCGATCGTGATCGACGAACACGCGACGATCATGGAAGGGTCCATTTTGCGAGGTCCACTCTACATCGGTCCGCGCTCGACCGTGAAGGCGCTGGCCGAGCTGGAAGGATGCAGCATAGGCCCCGGCTGCAAGGTGGGCGGCGAGGTCCAGGATGTCATCCTGCATGCCCACGCCAACAAGGGCCACGCCGGCTTCCTGGGGCACTCGTACATTGGGAAATGGTGCAACCTCGGGGCGGGGACGACGGTCTCCAATCTGCGAAACGACTATGGCGAAGTCTCGCTCTATAACATGCATCTTGGCCGCTATGAACCGTCGGGCCGGCAGTTTCTCGGCGTCATCATGGCGGATCACACCAAAACCGGCATCCAGTCGATGATCAACACCGGATCGGTGTTCGGCGTCTCGTGCAACCTGTTCGGCGCGGGCTATATGGACCGGTACGCCCCGTCGTTCTCCTGGGGCGGTCCCGAACGCGGATTCGTGCCCTACCGCATCGACAAGGCGTTGCGCGTCGCGGAGATGGTGATGGCGCGGCGGAGCCTGGACATGACCGAAGACGAGCGGATGCGCCTTATCGCGCTGTACCGCAGCGAGCATCCCCAACTCATCGACGCGCCAGCGCCGGGCTGA
- a CDS encoding oligopeptide transporter, OPT family yields the protein MHSTQTRPAHDDVVVPYVPASQSLPEITVKAVVLGFLLSAILAGANAYLGLKVGLTVSASIPAAVISMAVLRMFRQSNILENNIVQTAASAGESLAAGVIFTLPALVMLGFWQGFNFVETMSISLVGGVLGVLFTVPLRRALIIEAKLKFPEGVATGEVLKAGTEGGKGVRYIALAGIGAAIMKLFQTGFKLAASSVDGAITTGRSIFGFGSDLSVALMAVGYIVGLNIATLVFAGGLISWLFGIPIFMAVSSPETVQGIVGSSEGYQAALAIWSREIRYLGVGAMATGGIYALLSLVKPIRDGVRSSLEAVRASRSGESVSVLRTEQDTPINIVMIGALVLTIPLFVVFTSVVEHEALDISTGLFWSTVALALLFAYVAGFLFSSVAGYMAGLVGSSNNPISGVTIATVLSISLVLYYILGTEIDFAIDTARATQAAATAILVGGVVCCAAAIAGDNMQDLKAGQLVGATPYKQQIMQMVGVVAGALVIAPVLSLLFQAYGLGDVFPRAGMDPGEALQAPQATLMSSVANGVFTRNLPWGMIGIGALVAVTIIVIDKMLEARGSSFRAPVLAVAVGIYLPLELSTAIFIGGMAAFAATRYFKSREASLGDRYEEEVKQSEQRGLLFASGLITGEALVGIILAIPFAIAESTDVLRISLGLSDGANDIVTHVLGVGAFVGFTYWLYKVAIRQER from the coding sequence ATGCACTCAACCCAGACACGCCCCGCGCATGACGATGTTGTCGTGCCGTATGTGCCGGCGTCGCAATCGCTGCCCGAGATCACGGTCAAGGCAGTTGTCCTCGGCTTTCTGCTCTCGGCGATCCTGGCCGGCGCGAATGCGTACCTCGGCCTGAAGGTCGGTCTCACCGTGTCCGCCTCGATCCCGGCCGCCGTGATCTCCATGGCCGTGCTGCGGATGTTCCGGCAGTCCAACATCCTCGAAAACAACATCGTGCAGACGGCGGCATCGGCGGGCGAATCGCTGGCGGCCGGCGTGATCTTCACGCTGCCGGCGCTGGTGATGCTCGGATTCTGGCAGGGGTTCAACTTCGTGGAGACGATGTCCATCTCGCTCGTAGGCGGCGTGCTGGGGGTGCTCTTCACCGTGCCGCTGCGGCGCGCGCTGATCATCGAGGCCAAGCTGAAGTTTCCGGAGGGCGTGGCCACGGGCGAGGTGCTGAAAGCCGGGACGGAGGGCGGCAAGGGCGTGCGCTACATCGCGCTGGCCGGCATCGGTGCGGCGATCATGAAACTGTTTCAGACCGGCTTCAAGCTCGCCGCCTCGTCCGTCGACGGCGCCATCACCACGGGGCGCTCGATTTTTGGCTTCGGCAGCGACCTGTCGGTGGCGCTCATGGCGGTTGGCTACATCGTCGGCCTGAACATCGCGACACTCGTGTTCGCCGGCGGGTTGATTTCGTGGCTCTTCGGTATCCCCATCTTCATGGCCGTCTCGTCGCCGGAGACCGTCCAGGGCATCGTCGGCAGCAGCGAGGGGTACCAGGCGGCGCTGGCCATCTGGAGCAGGGAGATCCGGTACCTCGGCGTGGGCGCGATGGCCACCGGGGGCATCTACGCGCTGCTCTCGCTCGTCAAGCCGATCCGGGACGGCGTGCGCTCGTCCCTCGAGGCGGTTCGGGCGTCGCGTTCCGGCGAAAGCGTCAGCGTGCTTCGCACCGAACAGGACACGCCGATCAACATCGTGATGATCGGTGCGCTGGTGCTGACGATTCCGCTGTTCGTCGTATTCACGTCGGTCGTCGAGCATGAAGCGCTCGACATCAGCACCGGCCTGTTCTGGTCGACCGTGGCGCTCGCGCTGTTGTTCGCCTACGTCGCCGGCTTCCTGTTCTCCTCCGTCGCCGGCTACATGGCCGGCCTGGTGGGCTCGTCCAACAACCCGATCTCGGGCGTCACCATCGCGACGGTCCTCTCCATTTCGCTGGTGCTCTACTACATCCTGGGCACCGAGATCGACTTCGCCATCGACACGGCGCGGGCGACGCAGGCGGCCGCGACGGCGATTCTGGTCGGGGGCGTCGTGTGCTGTGCGGCGGCGATCGCCGGCGACAACATGCAGGACCTGAAGGCCGGCCAGCTCGTCGGCGCGACGCCGTACAAGCAGCAGATCATGCAGATGGTGGGCGTGGTGGCCGGCGCGCTGGTCATCGCGCCGGTGCTGAGCCTGCTCTTCCAGGCCTACGGGTTGGGCGACGTGTTTCCCCGCGCCGGCATGGATCCCGGCGAGGCGCTCCAGGCGCCGCAGGCCACGCTCATGAGCTCGGTGGCCAACGGCGTCTTTACGCGTAACCTGCCGTGGGGCATGATCGGCATCGGCGCCCTGGTGGCGGTGACCATCATCGTCATCGACAAGATGCTGGAAGCGCGCGGCTCGTCCTTCCGGGCGCCCGTGCTTGCGGTGGCGGTCGGCATCTACCTGCCGCTAGAACTCTCCACCGCGATTTTCATCGGCGGAATGGCCGCCTTTGCCGCCACCCGCTACTTCAAAAGCCGCGAGGCGTCACTGGGCGACCGCTACGAGGAAGAGGTCAAACAGTCCGAACAGCGCGGTCTGCTCTTCGCCTCGGGGCTCATCACGGGCGAGGCGCTCGTGGGCATCATCCTCGCCATCCCGTTTGCCATCGCTGAAAGCACCGATGTGCTTCGCATCTCCCTGGGCCTGAGCGACGGCGCGAACGACATCGTAACCCATGTGCTCGGCGTTGGGGCCTTTGTGGGCTTCACGTACTGGCTGTACAAGGTGGCGATTCGGCAGGAGCGCTGA
- the fsa gene encoding fructose-6-phosphate aldolase, translating into MKFFIDTADLSEIKEANEMGVLDGVTTNPSLMKKAGNVDFHEHIYRICEIVDGDVSAEVTATDYAGILQEGRVLARIHKNVVVKVPLILDGIKAIKTFTEEGTRTNCTLCFSPTQALIAAKAGATYISPFVGRLDDISQNGMDLIRQIVTIYKNYDLKTQVLAASIRHPMHVVESALAGAHVGTMPLNVIKALLTHPLTENGLAKFLADWEAFQAKQGVKA; encoded by the coding sequence ATGAAGTTTTTCATCGACACGGCCGATCTCTCGGAGATCAAAGAGGCCAACGAAATGGGCGTGCTGGATGGGGTTACGACGAACCCTTCGCTCATGAAAAAGGCCGGCAATGTGGATTTCCACGAGCACATCTACCGCATTTGTGAAATCGTCGACGGCGATGTCTCCGCAGAAGTGACCGCCACCGATTACGCCGGCATCCTCCAGGAAGGGCGCGTCCTCGCGCGGATCCACAAGAATGTTGTCGTAAAGGTGCCGCTGATTCTGGATGGCATCAAGGCCATCAAGACGTTTACCGAGGAAGGGACCCGCACGAATTGCACGCTGTGCTTTTCCCCGACCCAGGCGCTCATCGCCGCCAAGGCCGGCGCGACGTACATCAGCCCGTTTGTCGGCCGTCTCGACGACATCTCGCAGAACGGGATGGACCTCATCCGCCAGATCGTCACGATTTACAAGAATTACGATCTGAAGACCCAGGTCCTCGCCGCTTCGATCCGTCACCCCATGCACGTGGTGGAATCGGCGCTGGCCGGCGCGCACGTCGGAACGATGCCGCTGAACGTCATCAAGGCGCTCCTCACGCATCCGCTGACGGAGAACGGTCTCGCGAAGTTCCTGGCCGACTGGGAAGCCTTCCAGGCCAAGCAGGGCGTCAAGGCCTGA
- a CDS encoding PorV/PorQ family protein gives MQKTSSLGFGLLALGLLLLSAPEARAQDIGSGGGNLGQSGSRSGTSGATELLVPLTARYTALGGTSTSGLSDMNGLEALYANPAGLSLNTGTAGIFSRVEYVADIGVNYFGIAQNFGQYNNIAFTISAWDFGDIAEQTEDSPEISDVTFNVSYLTAGLSYSRQLTDRISAGATMKLVNETIDDVSASAVAFDAGMTYNVSEIGLRLGVSLKNIGNELAFSGTGLSRSVKIPGQDPSANNNTLAIESDGVQMPTLLNVGIAYTVPIAGSNYVSFLTNFRSNSFDQDNYSGGIELGFQNILYVRGGYQFSEDMDRTFYQGPAFGGGLNLNVGGTRIALDYAYQPTDFFSDVQYITASFSL, from the coding sequence ATGCAAAAAACATCGTCGCTGGGGTTCGGCTTGCTAGCGCTCGGCTTGCTGCTCCTTAGCGCACCTGAAGCGCGTGCGCAGGATATCGGCAGCGGCGGCGGCAACCTCGGCCAGTCCGGCTCCCGCTCCGGTACGTCGGGTGCCACCGAGTTGCTGGTGCCGCTCACGGCACGCTATACCGCGCTCGGCGGCACGTCCACCAGTGGTCTGAGCGACATGAACGGTCTGGAGGCGCTCTACGCCAACCCGGCCGGCCTCTCGCTGAATACCGGCACCGCCGGGATCTTCAGCCGGGTGGAGTACGTAGCCGACATCGGCGTGAACTACTTCGGTATCGCGCAGAACTTCGGTCAGTACAACAACATCGCGTTCACGATCTCGGCCTGGGATTTTGGTGATATCGCCGAACAGACGGAAGATTCGCCTGAAATCTCGGACGTGACGTTCAACGTGTCGTACCTGACGGCCGGTCTGTCGTACTCCCGGCAGCTCACCGACCGGATCTCGGCCGGCGCCACGATGAAGCTGGTCAACGAAACCATCGACGACGTGAGCGCTTCGGCGGTCGCTTTCGACGCGGGTATGACCTACAACGTCAGCGAGATCGGCCTGCGCCTCGGCGTCAGCCTGAAGAACATCGGCAACGAGCTGGCCTTCTCCGGTACCGGTCTGTCGCGTAGCGTCAAGATCCCGGGACAGGATCCGTCGGCCAACAACAACACCCTCGCTATCGAAAGCGACGGTGTGCAGATGCCGACGCTCCTCAACGTGGGTATCGCGTACACCGTGCCGATCGCCGGCTCCAACTATGTCAGCTTCCTGACGAACTTCCGGTCGAACTCGTTCGACCAGGATAACTACTCGGGCGGCATCGAACTGGGCTTCCAGAACATCCTCTATGTTCGCGGCGGCTACCAGTTCTCCGAAGACATGGATCGCACGTTCTACCAGGGCCCTGCCTTCGGCGGCGGCCTCAACCTGAACGTGGGCGGCACGCGGATCGCGCTCGACTACGCGTACCAGCCGACCGACTTCTTCTCGGACGTCCAGTACATCACGGCTTCGTTCTCGCTCTAA